In the genome of Paramormyrops kingsleyae isolate MSU_618 chromosome 5, PKINGS_0.4, whole genome shotgun sequence, the window TGTCATCCCATGTCCTTTTCAAGTCTTTCAGTGCAGTGGGGTTTTGTGCTTTGATGCTTCAACATGAGGATCAGGGTCCAGTAGCAGGGTTCCACTGAACCTCTGAGGTACTGGGGACTGTACACACTCCATCCTACCTAGTCAGCAGTTTTACCTCCTCCTGCATGGAGGCATGGTTGGGTTTTTTGCAGTGATGGAGTGGTTCTTTGCTTCTTCAGCTTACAGAGGGAAGGGCTCAAGGTGTCCCACTGGGAGGTTTCATATCTCCTCCAGAGAGCTTCGTGGGACCAGCCCTTTCTTCTTCCCACTGCTgagcctcaggaagccattACTCTCCTCACTCTTCCCCACGCATATCTGAGGGATTGGAAACATGGAGAGGAAAGAGAAAACCAGCAGGCAGAGTCAGGACAGGAAGATGGAGCTGCAGAGAGGGACAGTGGTCAGAAACAGGAGATACTAAAGAAGAATCAGAAACCCTCCACCTGCCTagacctctgcctgcctgcgtgtTACCCTGACTCTGATCTGTTTTCCCTGAGGACGATTCTAGCCTTAACCTCTGAGTGCTGATGATGATTGCCTGATTATCCGCCTGTCCCAGACCTGAGCCTGCCATGCCCCCTGGATTCttgtacataagaacataagaattcCTACGAAGATCGCCCGACCCCTGCCTGTCTCCTGACCACAAGCCCAGAACACATTTTTGAATTTTTCTTCCCTGGATTACAGTCTGTTTAATAAAAACTGCTTGCACCTGACTGACCGGCTACAGCGTCCTCCCTCTTCACACGACCCCCTCTTCTGTGACAGTGACATACACtacctggccaaaaaaaaagtcacacagtTCAATATTTTGTTGGACCGCCTTTAACTTTGATTGTGGTGCACATTTGTTAATGCATTGTTTCCATGTGCTTATGCAGCATTTCAACATTTTTTTCAcccagatttgcattaatttctcatcAAGATCTTATATTGATGGtaggtgagttgaaccactccataacaTCTTCTTCAGTacatctcaaagactttcagTGGGGTTAAGGTCAAAACCATGCTGCCCAATTcacgtgtgaaaatgattccttgcGCTCCTTAaaccactctttgacagttTGAGCCCTATGAATCTTGTCATTATCATCtcggaatatgcccatgccttTAGgtaagaaaaaatccattgatgggaTAATCTGGCTGCTCAGTAGATTCACATATTCAGCTGACTTTGccttattgctgcataatgttgATAAGCTTTAATAGCCATGCcatcattggcttttaagtaccTGCTAATTTAAATTCAAgcggtgactttttttttttggccagacagtgTATATTGCCAAAGTCAAAATAATCAGCAGTGCAGAACCATAGCCAATCATCACCTGGGAGTATTTGATGGTCATCTGGCCTTTCTCTCGATTACCATGGAAAGCCTGGGTGACCATCCATACCCGTTCACCTGGTCGGACCCTCTGCACGAAGTTAGCTGGGAAGAAGCCCACCATGTCCTTGCTTTTCCCCTGCAAGGACATAAAGGTACTCAGACCATGGGTAAACCCACAGTTGGAAACTCTATATAGCATTATATACTGAAACTCATTGGTATGTATGGACAACATTCTAGTCCATCACCTGTATGTCTAAGCTTGGCAATATAAAGCCAAGTTAAATCAGGTGTATAGTTTGTGTAACCAAACAGAGATATGGACTGGCTGGGGGCCAGGTCAGACGGCTGCCTAAGGAACTGCTATGGAAAAGCACAATAGCAATATGCATAAGAATAACAGCAATGGCAGCAACAGAAATAGCAGCAGAGGTGCTGGCAGCTACAGCTCATAACAGTACAGCTTTACAGGCTACCTGACAACAGAGACCTGCCAACATAAGCAGAGCCAGCTGCCCAGGGAAGCAGCATTTGGCTTACACTGCAGTTTGGGGAGGACTGAGAAGCAAAAACCTAAccttaaatatactgtataaaaaaaaGAGTAAACCATATGGAAAAAATAGTAGCAACAGGCCAGTGGGCTGTTGTTTATTGCAATCAGGGTACATCGAAAGCTACTGTACCAAAGCCCCTggatttcatccatccattttccataaacaATTTATCCAATGCATGGAACCTGGAATCGATCCTCAAAGCTAAACTCTAAAAAATGCTGAGTTAAAAACAAACTGGCAACCCAGTAATGGGTAAATATTGGACAGAACACGTGGTTGGTTATTTTGACCCAGCCTTTGGAGTTACACAATTAATCCTGATGCTTTGTTGTTGCAATTATTAAAATCTGGGTTATTACTGATGTTTGGTTACATGTACCGTTGCTGATGGGTTGTAAATTTATGTCTTCTACtgttattaaatatatatattaaaaaaataccatgcatacatccatccatcctctgtacctacttgtcctattcagggtcaatAGGATCCTATTcaggaagctacaggcacaagacatggaataacccaggatgggatgccaacctatcacagggcacactcacacatatacaCTTATGGAAAATTTAATGACTTCAATTCACCTTAGAATGTTTTTGGATAGTGGATggaaaaccagagtacctggaggaaatcgCAGGACAACACATGGAAACTCCACATGCACGGAGCCAGGGCAGAGACTTGAGCCCTGATCcttgaggtgtgaggcaacagtgataACGACTACGGCACAACACTGCCCCAATTTTCTTTATTGATTTTCAAACAAATTTAGGCTAATACAAAGGACAATCTGAGTAAACAACacagttttaaaataatcatttgactcattgaaggaaaaaaaattaccatcACCCATGTGACAAAGTAATTGACCCCATACTCACCCAATCAGCCCATGAACCAAATCTAAATGATAAAGGGGTACATTAAACTAGACACACCTAAGCTTGTTTGCTGCCAGCCCTGTTGAATCTACACATCACTTAAATGGATCCATTCCAGCAATGTGGAGGTGGATAAGGGGTCTCAAGAAGCAGCACGCCATGCCTAGGTCTAAAGAACTTCCTGAAGACCTGTGAAAGTAAGTTATTGAAATATATCAGTTGGGAAATGGGTAAAAAGCATTCTCTAAAACTCATGAATTTTAACAAACCACTGTCAGAGTCATCATCTCCAAATGGAAAAAACTTGGAACAGTGACAGACCTGCCCAGGAGAGCATGGCCTAGCAGACGTATTCCAAGAGCACATAGAGAACTCATCAGGGACGTCAGAGCAGACCCCAGGCGTCTATGGAACTGCAAACCTCTCTAAGTTCAAATAATGTCCTCATTCATGATTCCACAATTCCAAAGACACTGGGCAAAATGTTTTCCATGGAAGAGTTTGAAACGCAAAAATCACAGCTAAACAGGAGGAACATGAAGGTTTATCTAACattcggcaaaaaaaaaaaaacaccttgaTTACCCCCAACAATTTTGGGTGAATGTTCTGTGAACTGATGAGTCAAAAGTGTAACATCATGCCAACAGTCAAACACGGAGGTAATGTGATGGTGTGTGCATGCTTTGCCACATCAGGGCATGGGGGACATGTCATAACTGAGGGATACATGAATTCAGCATTTTATCGGAAAGTACTGAAGAAGAATGTCCAGTCAACAGTCAGTGATCTGAAACTGACACACAATTCGGCCATACAGCAGGACAATGATCTGAAACACAAGAGCAAGTCCACCTCTGAAGTGGCCTTGTTAAAGTCCTCATTTTAACCCCAGATGTTGTGATGGGACCTTAAATGGCAGTTCATAGTCAAAAACTCCCTAATGTGGCTAAATTAAAACAATTCTGTAGAGTATGATGACCAAAAATTTCTCCACAGTAATGCCAAAGACTGATTTCCTCTTACTGCAAGCATTTGATTGCAGTTGCTGCTGCTAAAGGTGGTACCATCAAGTATTAAGTTTAGGGGGGCAGTTACTTTGTCAAATGGGtgatattatttttctttaataaattaaatgaacatttaaaaacTGTGTTATGTTTACTCAGGTTGTCTTTTGTATTATGCTGAATTTTCCGATCAGAAGCAATTAAATTTTATGGATAAGCAAAAATAGAGGGAGTTAGGAAAATGCAAATACTTTGTCACaggtgtcatgccccgctccgtccgatcctactgtgtgccacgccccctcgttaacctcatgtggaatcccagtgttttacagctgtttcggattgttgtcattagttcagtgtatttagtccgcgtttccgtttgtatccccagtccggtcattgatgttgtgttTGTGTTATGCTCTTTTGGATTAAACCCCTTATTTCCCCGATTCCTGGCTTCCGtgcgcctgcttccccgctccgtgctACACTCGCCATAACAACAGGACTGTTTATCATTATTAAATATCACAACtaaatattgtttaaaaaatgtattgccGTTCACAGAATTCAGTCAACAAACATGAATATCTAGCAAACCAGCTTACTCTGCTGTACTTTGGTATCAACCTACCCACAATAATCACAATTATATTAATTGCTATAAATGTgctaattttattattaataagcaGAATTATAAAATCAAGGCATCAGCACTGAATTGCAATGGGACACTGAATTTCCATCGTAAGCCCTGCAGATGTATGGCAGCTGTGAGGGTATCGCTGACCTTTGCGGTGCTTGATGCTGGCCTGATGTGAGCTGACTGTGATTCCTCCTTCTCTGCTTCCCTTCCTGCTTCCATTACAATGAGAGAATCTTGGTAAATGACCATTAAACGTCAACACAGACtaaagcatttattaaatacttattctttaatatttaaagaCTTAAGCCAAAGTCACAGTTTGTCTTGGTTTACTTAGAAACTAAACTAAAAGTGGTAACTACATctacagacagatacacacactttTTACCAACCTTCCACCAGTCCTCGTCGGAGTCATCTGTAACCTGCACACGGTCACCAGGACTGAGACAGAGAAATAAAAAGAACATTAATGAGGAAGAATGTCAtcggggggtgctggggggtgagcagaatgaaacaaaaaagaacCTTTTCAGAGAAAAATCAACATTTTTCAtcctgaaaaaaatatcaaacGATGTGGACTTTCCTCAAGTATGAGAACACACACTTGAAGTGAACATGACTCACTGCAGTGGGCCCAAGGAAGCAGGTGAATGAAATGTCAAGCCAATTAGCAGCCTGTGATGGATTCACTCAGCCTAATGCAAGTTTCTTCCTCTCCAGGTTTTAGAGCCAGGTGATCTTATTGGGCACTTCTTGTCAAAACTTGTGTTGTGTATTTTTATATGATAGTCGTTTTGTAAAATTTTTCAAGAGTATATTGCTGAGAAAGGTCTTAACTATTATGTAGTCTGATTAGCAAGTATCAAGAGTCATGATGTAAAATATGCAcgctgcatgtgtgtggaggAGAATTATTCAGGAGAGcaaaaaaagtgttttgtttaGTTCTACCTGTATGTCATTCTCGAAATTGTGTACACATCTGCCAATTATGACTAGTTTTGgcattaatataattaaagcCTCAGGAGCACACCCTAAAGCTTACCATGCCCCATACACTTTTGCATTTTTCCTTTCAACCCACTGAAAATTATTAGTACATGTATGCCTTCGATATGATCCTTATCCAGTCCCCACTGGCCTTGGAAAGGAGCCTAATTTCCTAATAAACATCCCATTTCTATGCCCAGAGTCACATGGCTCTGTTTGCAGGACTAGAGCCAGAGAgttaaggagcatgcactgattacagtgccacacccaccacacgacaaaccacctcagggatgagaacctgagtgcagccatgtggcaggcagtacctcagcaccacactagtctgaatggaCTAGAGCCAGTTTACGCTAATATGCATATGTTGCAACTGcaatatcatccatccattcattttccaatctgcttatcctactgggtcgcggcagcctggagcctatcccagaagcaatgggcacaaggcagggaacaaccctggacagggggccagcccatcgcagggcacactcacacaccattcactcatacaaCCCCTCGACgtcacggggagaacatgcaaaccaaCTGCAATATTTGTGTAGGCCACAATCTACCTTGGCTAAATGTATTATGAGTATTGAATATCCTGTTGAAgtgttggtaacactttacttaaggccatgattttagtaatttataaacacagccataacaaataataatgcattcataaagcattataaacatggctaaaaTGTTTATCAAAAGGCACAACGTGTATTATGCCTCATGAATGCTTATCTATCTTATCTAGACAGTGTATCTTATCTAtcatgcactatagatacctttatgatgcattataatatttggtataagcattaaggatgcttcataactgcattataatgttatctacagtgcattataaatgagagcttcataaggcagttataatatataataaacataGGTATAATATGGCTTCTTATGAACATTTTACCCATGATTATAATGCTGTATGTCTtcattataattcattatgaatgtgtttattaaTTACTGGATCTGAAGGACTGACCTCCTCTCATTTGTTACCTCATTCTTAAGATTTCCTTACATTTGCCTTTGGTTAAGCATAAACTGTGATCAGGGTGACATTAGCTTGATACAGACAATGGCATAATCCATGAGGGGTAAACTCACTGTAGCTCCAAGTCATTCTTCTCCTGGGGAAGGAACTTATACAGTGCTACATAAGTATGGATGGAATGGACCTCAATTCTCTTTGGGGCCTGTGGAGaaagttacagaaaatgaaggATTATAACATATGCTTATTTGATGTTGACTTCAGTGAAATACTTTGGAAACATTCACACACATTGACttaaaaaacaaactttaaaaGCTTAGGAGAGTGGACGCAGGAATAGGACAGGGATGGCAGCAAGATACAGAGGGGATGAGAACAAAGGAGAGTAGGACAGAAGGAGACCGAAAACCCGGTAGATCACACAGCGTTCAGTATTTGATATGGAGTTTTCAGAGGGCTGCCTGGGTTTGGTATTACATGGTATGTTCGTTTTCAGGCAGTGGTTAAGTTTGGTAAATTGCAACACTGCCACACCTTCAGATTCACTCTGTCTTCTGCCTCTTCCTTTTCATTCTCCGTGACCACAAGGGCTGTGAAAAGACAAAGAGGCATGCTCTGTCACAGTGGCACTGCTGCAAAGGAGACAAGGTCCCTCACAACTTCATCAATCGTCTCACTGTACATGCAGTGACAGCTCACTGGGGATTGTGGGAAAgaagtgtgcatgtgtttgtgtgtgtctgtgtgtagattatgtttgtattaccttgtggggactaaatgttaaggttagggctgggaaggTGTTAAGGTTGggatgttgggattagagttttccccatagaaatgtaTGATGAGTtcccacaaatatataattacaaacctcttgcgtgtgtgtgtgtgtgtgtgtgtatgcacgtGCACAtgcatggggcggggggggggggggggggcaaggggttACAATTTGTCTgtacatatacagtactatatatacaaaataaagGGTACAGGACAAAATCCTGAAAGTTTAGTACtcagatttatgtttatttCACCTCTGTGAAATAAAACCACATATTTAACTTCTGAAGTAGCAATAAATGCAACCACACCACTCTTGTAGCTATTGATCAGTCTCCACAGCACCATAGGGGAATTTTGGACCACTTCTCCATTCAAAGCTGCGTGAAGTGTGACATTAGTGGGTTTACAAGCATAAAATAGTTATTTTACATCTTGGACAACTGAAATATGTTTAAGTCTAGACTTCCACTAGGCTGGCCtaaaggtttcattttaatatcattcATCCATTGTGATGTAGCATGTTTCAGACCATCCAGCTGGATGATCTGGCTGCACTTTTATTTCAGCTGCTGGAATAATGGCCTGACTCTCTCTTGTTGAACTCTGTAGTGCAGCAACCAAGTCCTGAGATAGCAAGGTATTTCCAAACTATGACACCCCCATCTTCATGCTCAATGAGGTTCTTGCTCTGGAATGCAGCATTTAGTTTTTGCCCGTGTGGCCCACATATTTCCCTTTTTGTCTATAAAATATTTTGAGAAACATACAGGTGTTTTTTGGTAAACTTCAACAGCATTCAAAAGCAGAAGAACTCATCTCATCAAGCAGTGGTTTCTACCTCAGCTATAACAAAAGATTCCTAAATTTTGAACAAGGATTCTTGCTGGTTGCCTCTGGATTTTGACAAAATGACACTACCTGTAAAATCCCAGAGCCATGTAACCACTTCCACTTTTTTGATTACTGACTACTACATACTGTTATATGCCTCTAGAATCTAATGGCAAGGGCTTGGTCCTAAAtaatcaccaagtgcaatgcaaaacatcagatgcagtggtgtaaagcacgccaccactgaactctagagcagtggagacgtgttctctagaatgacaaatcacacttctctgtttggcaatccgatggacaagtctgggtttggcggttgccaggataACAGTACTTGACTGTATTTTTCCAAGTGTaacattatggtgtggggttgtttttctggGGTTGAGCTTggtcccttagttccagtgaaaggatctcttaatgctgcagtattcaaagtcattttggacaatttcaatCTCCCAGTTTTGTGGGAACAGTTCGGGGATGGTACCTTCCAACATAACGGTGCACCAGTGCACatagcaaggtccataaggacatggatgagcgagtctgatGTGAAGAAAGTTGACTGGCTTGCACAGAGCACagaaaaattcccataaacaaaCTTCTacaccttgtggacagccttcccagaagagttgaagctgttatggTTGccaagggtgggccaactccatattaagaatgggatgtcatgaaagtttgtgtgtgtctaaaggcaggtgtcccaatacattTGCCAATATAGTGTAGCTGACCATAATTTTATTTCATACTCAAATATTGAATGATTCATTACCTTTAATACCAAACAAATAGAGGTACCATCAGACTTTGCTGTCACATTTCCCTCAGAGTTTTTCGAGCATAGCACAAATGTTCATACCAAATTCAAGGGTGGAAATAtgcaaaaatatacagtatagtatAAAGTATGCATATGCGCACATcaaatatatgcatatatatccaTGCAAATCTGTGACACTGATGATGACTcataattggatggcctatccTTCCCACACATCACTATGTATGACAGCAATAAAAGGTGtatgtatttgtacagtataaCTGGCAGGTGTGAGTGTCGCAGCTTGGTGAGTGTGGCAGTATCAGTGCCCTCATGGTCCACAGGGACCTACAGTACAGTGATAGGCTCAAACTGTGGTCATTGTTACCCCTGGGCAATGTCTTCTCCAAAGATCATTAGCTTCTTACGTTAACATATTCTAATGTAGCATCCTGGTGATATGCAGTTGCCCTTGTTCCCAGCCAAGGGCAGTGGGACACACTGAACCCTTACCCCCAGTCTCCATGCTTGACCGCtcctctgtgattggctgactaCTGGCCACTCTGCTTTCCACTTCGTTGCTCTGCAGAAggtaggggtggggggttgggggtgagCACAACTCTTAAGAGCTTACAGAGGCATAGAGACACCCCTAGCAGGTGCATGTACTGATTTAACATGCATAGCCATCACACTCATCTTCACTCTGTTAAATAATCCAGAACAAATTATGATATGCAGACTAGAAACTATTTAGCCTCTATTTTGATATTTCATTCACAGATGCCCtggtttaaatggactttatcttcattctTTTAGCCAAGACTACCTTAAATATGgtaagttatctggctaagcaagaaatcctctTGGGCCCCttgttattttcctttatttttcaaGTTCTAATTGACAGAGCTATAGACCAGACCCTCCTTCCTAGTTCTGGGTAAACAGTGTCAAGTGACTTCACTATGTCAGCATAAACCAGTCAGGCAATAGGACTCCCAAACAAAGACGCATATCTCGCAAATGAAATATCATCgaaagaatatttattttggagACTCTATAGAATCCAATGATCCCCAGTTGGGTAAGTCCTAAATATCCTCAAGTAATCACTCCAGGCCCCAGAACTAAATTGCTTAACAGGTTAGAATTTCAGCGCTTGTTTACCTTGTTTCTACCATTGCAGTGCCAGAGCTGGTGCTAGACTTGTTCCCAATCTGGAACTAGTTCTGTACatttccactgcaaaaaaaCTGGCCCTGGGCCAGAAAAAATGGCTCGACCATGGCACCACAGAAAACCTGGTCTCAGAATTTGGAATGCCAGTGAAAGTGGGAAGGGCTATTGTGTTCAAACCTCGGGCATACCCAGAACATTTAATCGATACCCAATATAATTTTCCCTAATAATGCTGGTGCCAGTAGTGAAACAACTTGCCAGCTTATTACAAGAATaatgttacatattttttttactttgttgaaaataaaagattgatctgctggccagatttaatgaTAAGTAATAAAAATGTTGCAGGTCCAACAAATTAAATACTGTGGTGCTCAACTGGCGAAGAGATCAGGAGGAAGACAGCAAAACTACATTTTTAGCAATGGTAAAACAGTGAGTAAGAATAAGTTAACAACACAGATCATTTACATagacaaaagtggatacaggcAATAGAGACTGAATGCAATGAATCATCCTCTGAAAActtatttttttggtttggtGGCTTGTAAAAACTTAAAATGGGAAACATCAAAATGATTCCAAAAAACGGAATACATATGAACCCTTACAGTACTTCTCTCTCACTGCCACTAGGTAATATTTCTGTTCCGTTCCTTTTTGAAATGTGGAAATGTGGTCTCTGGTTCTCAAAATGCACCAAGCAAGAACCCACCCAGCACCAGCTCCGGCTCTgtgttggtggaaacgaggcaTATGTATGATTTTGCAAGGATTTAGAGCCCAAAACCAAACCAATGCTAAATTCATATAATAAAACTTATTGTTAGTTTCCACTAATTTTTTTGGTGGTTTGTCAGATTAGCCTTATCAAATTAAACTTTGAAGTTAGTGGATTAGCGATTACTGAATCTAACTTTTTGGTTAGCTGTGCCCACCACTGGTAGTATCTAGTCTCTGTCTGCCTATGTTGGGTTGGCACTGTACCACACTGCGGTTCGGCGACTCGGTGATGCTGCCAAAACTGGAGCGGCTCATCTGTGCCAGGGAGGTTCCGTAGCGCAGGGCCTCATATACTGGGTCCAAACTGGGCTTCCCAAACTCTGTATAAGAAGAGTCgggcagggagagagagtgaacaGAGAGAAAGGTTTGGCAAACATGGCGACGGGTAGTGGGAAGTTTTTCATTAGTCATGACGGTTTAACAGCAGCTGTGTGTGCCATGGTAATGATCATGGCATGAAGAAGTCCCAGACGAATATGACAACACTTTCATGCTTTGGATCCACTTCCCTACACTTGTACAGAAGTATTTTGCAGCTTCCATGTGTCCTTTTACTTATGCTTTATGTTTTAAGACAGAGATAGGGTGGCACTCCGAGGTAATGTTTTGGATCTGATTGCTATTATTATTGAAAGCTATTGTGGGAATTACAAATTGTCAGTAATAATGGGAAACAAGCACTGTTCTATCCCTGAAAGACGATGTGAGAAGGTGTGGCGGTTCAGCAGAATGTGTGGTCTGTACCCTGCTGGGTGGAGGCCTCTTTAACAATGCCCAGCTGGTCATTAATTAGCAGGGGGGAGCTGAAGTTGCGTTTGAAGGCGCCAGACTGTCAAGTGAAGAAGAGAGAAAACAGAGAAATAGAATCAAGGGAGGCGTGACTCAAGCAATTTGAAATGTTACAGAACAAAAAACTATAACAGCCATTCTCAGAAATTCTGCAGTTGAGTTCTTTCCAAATGTTGGTATATAAAACACTGGGTGAGACAGCAAGATTGCCTTTCCACTGATGACTATGCAAGGTCTAAACAATCACCATCTTTATAACAACACATTCAATTGATTCATGCCATCCAACGTGGACTTTAGGAATGTGTGTCAGCACACTGCTGGATGACCAAGCAAAAACTGCTTCCCATGGTGCTGGGGATGTAACAGTCCCAGGGTAAgtggagggagctacatttaagTCTGCACCTGTTTACATTTCTCTATTTGATGTAATTCCCTTACTCCAATAAACACGAAAGTTTAGATCATATgctaaatacagtaaaaccggtctaagttgacaccagcttaaaagtgacgacttagagaattgacaagatacacctaagtcgacactttggcgacttatgtctatctcgccgttttgccaactagtaaatataacaccatacctctactcatCACGGCCTCGGCATCCTTCCTTGACCAGTCAGTACATGCAGTATGGGTTCCTATAAAACCATCCAAGTCTTTTACAGACTGCCATGATGTTATTGCCCCCCGGTCTGTCCAATTTCAGCTGAATGTTGAACCCTCAAAACAATCTATTGTGCTCTGTCATGGATTGCTAACGGAAGAACTAACAGATCTGCTGCACGCATTCATCATGCTCTGCCGTTAATTGTATGGAGCGCTATACCAAGCATAATTGCATCACACTACTCTTCGAGTGCAGCGTTCATGTCAGGGTCTTGACTTGTAAATTTCATGAGCACAGTACATTGCATTGGGTGAATTGGtgaacaaaaaagaaatgtaataaCAAATAGGTTCTAATCTTTCAAACACACATGTGCATAAGCAGGGATCGTTACCAGGGATTATCAATAAAAATCTTGTGTGAAATACACTGTACATGTAATACTTTTAATTGTCACACCGTTCTGTACCTGTTTAGCGTAAATTACACCATgttctaataaaaaaaatcttaaatgaCGTTGTAGTTTGTGTCCATTTCTGCAGCCAGTGAAAACCCACCTTTGAAGTTTCttgaaacaaaaataattacatgGCCTATTCGACCTGACTTCTGTATTAGTGAGCCGTGCTGCGGTGGCAGATACGGTAGAAACAGATTTATGTGGTCCTGAGATTAAATAAATCAATTCCACAGCCTCGGAGGCGCTCGCGCGCCGCTGATTTAGGGACCGTCAACGAATTACtgtcagaataataaaatactgattgcTTGCAATAACTTCAATGCAATGGGATCAAGTAACTCCAAAATGGGTGCATATTCTACAACTACCTGACATACACAGGACACAGTGAATTTTACTcatttttaacactttattgtattttaaatcatcgttttaaaaggaaaaagtgggtaaatagattttttcaatagcttctaggcaaTGGGGGCTTATGATGCCCAAATGGTGTAAATTATGCTGCTACctgaggcctataggacacagcaactttcattCGATTTTAACCCATTGTTTAATGATATGCTTTTCTTtctctaaaattaggcctttttttcaatagctcctaggccaTGGGAGCCTgcgacccaaaacc includes:
- the LOC111841743 gene encoding SH3 and cysteine-rich domain-containing protein 2-like, translated to MTEINEKENEPQNRDLQRSPGSVSVEAESKLQCLKCSLSFKSMMRSKSVENFFQRSSREARFLSDIIPSGQSPFPSLPQECPILFDCSPSISPSLSPNTSISSYSPSLSPSPSLPSKSAAQMHPVKLHCFQEHMFRRSTHFQLCKHIIIGNSKQGLRGKSCKLGAHLWCLSELSQQPCAGKSGAFKRNFSSPLLINDQLGIVKEASTQQEFGKPSLDPVYEALRYGTSLAQMSRSSFGSITESPNRSSNEVESRVASSQPITEERSSMETGALVVTENEKEEAEDRVNLKAPKRIEVHSIHTYVALYKFLPQEKNDLELHPGDRVQVTDDSDEDWWKGKSKDMVGFFPANFVQRVRPGERVWMVTQAFHGNREKGQMTIKYSQICVGKSEESNGFLRLSSGKKKGLVPRSSLEEI